The DNA region caagaaaaaaaaaatttatacattatttttttgtggagTGTTAAATCTGTAAAATTCTGCTATAATGATATAACAATTCATTGAAGCACCCAGCTACCATGTTTTTGAAATATGAACTATTACAATATTATTAGCTAGCGTAGTCAATCACACCTCCAGGTTTCTGGTTCAAATTTTGCCTCCTTTCCGTGGTGAATCAGGGTGACCGGACTGGAGCTCAGTGACCCTGCTACAAGAGAGAGAAATTGTCAGTTGCCACAGAGCAACCTACCACGTCTAGGCTTGTCACAACCATGCTCTATCCATGCAACAAGGACTATTTCATGAGTGAAGGATCCACAAACATTGGAAAAAAAGTCACAAACAAGCAATCTTGCCGTCGTTATAACGGAGGTGAGTGGTGGAGATGGTGACGGATTTTGCAGACTGGTGCACCCAATGCAACTGCTGAGCTCTACAGGAGCCACCTGCCGAGTCCCCCCAGGTCCCATTAATCCCAGTTACCCACTGAATGTTGCATCTGTAGATTTACTATGCTACTGGTTTCCAGCTATATGCCACCACTTTTTCAGAATAGGTAGATCCAGTGGATTGTCTTGGTGAACGCTAAATGATAGACATCGCTGGGGTTGTGGGCTCAAATCGCGCATCTGTATGTTTGGAATCTGGGTGTTCCCCCTGTGTCACATGGGTCTGTTTCAGGTACTTTGGCTTTATCACTCTGTCCGAAGACAAACTCTTGTCTCTAAATCACCCATAAGTTTGTAACTGTGTGGAAGCCTTATGACAAGCTTTGTCATGGTGGCAATTCCCAAACCCGGTGGTGGACGCCAGCAGTAAAGGGAGCTGTCTGGCTGAAGAAGGTGGTCTTCAGGGCTTGGTTAGCTTGTGGGACTCTACAGGCcaagtgtgggaggagtttggtgaagccatggaaaataatttttggtTGGCCTCGAATAGATTCTGGCAATTCGTCAGCTGAGCTACAGCACGATTTTACCTGTAATGTTTACAGAGAGGATGGAGTGATGTCAACTTCAAATGGGGATATAATCAGGAGGCGAAAGGAGCACTTTGAGAATCCCACTTACGCCTTCCTTGGAAGGAGGAGAGATGGaagattcagaggaggactaACCCATCCCTACGGCTGAGGTCACTGAAGTAGTAAAGAAACTCTTCAGTGGTAAGACTCCAGGGGTGGATAAGATTCACCTTAAATACCTGAAAGCCTTTGACGTTGTTTAGCTGTCTTGACTGACATGCCCCTACAACATTGCTTGGAGGTTGGGGACAGTGCCtttggattggcagactggggtggtggttcCAGTCTTTAAGAAAGAACACACCATCTGATCCCTTAACTTCAGGggtatcacactcctcagcctccctgggaagGTCTATGTTGGGGTACTGGAGAGGACTGGAACCTTGGATTCCAGGAGAACCAATGCGGATTCCGTCCTGGTCGCAGAACTCTGGACCAGCTCTTCACCCTTACAAAGATACtagagggttcatgggagtttgcccaaccagtcctCAGATATTTTGTGGGGTTTGAAAAAAAGCATACAACCATGACCTGACTTATGTAAATTCTCACAGCCAAAAACTGTTTTGGAGCTGCACTGTGGGTGATTGAAAACGGAGACTTTTGAATACGCAGACTCTAAGAACACCCCAATTGGTCGCTACTCATCACATAGCCCATCCCTGATTGGCTCCCGCTAGTTACACCCTCCTCATTGTCTGACTGGTCACCTGTACAGCCTACATGGAACTGAACAGTATTTCAATGGCACTTTCTCTGTTGCACATAAAAAAACTAATTTACCGAAGTGTGTCGATGCATGTATGTCCAATGTAGGCTAAGAGTTTCAGTGTGTGTGAACATACCTTTGTAAACAGTGTGAAAATGCCTGTGAGGGTGGAAATCCTTTTCGTTTGAAAACTCAATCACTGGATCTTAGGGTTCCCAACCTGCCAAATCCTACTTTAACCTCTGGTAGTGACCAGTACAAAGGGACTGCAGATATAGGTGGCAGAATtgagtttcctctgcagggtgtctgggctccgCTTTAGAGAGAGGGTGAGCAGCTCGGAGATTTGGGAGGGTAGTGccactgctcctctgcattgaaAGGAGCTAGCTGATGTGTTTTGGGCATCAATCGATGCCTCCTGGACTCCCTAGGGAGGTGTTTTTGGCACGTCCAAATAGGAGGAGACCTGGCCTGGGAATACCCTGGTATTCCTCCAGAGAAGCTGGAGTGAGAGGCagatctgggcatccctgcttagactgctgtccCCATGACCCGACCCAAAATAAGCggcagacaatggatggatgcagataATTAATGTACAGCAAAAATAATGTATATGACATTGAAACTACAGGTGGCACCGCGTTTCAGTGGGTGTCAGTGTAGCCTttcacctccagggttgggggttcaaATCTTGCCTCAGACTGCATGTGTTACGTTGGAAGTATTTATTTTAGAAAGAGAAGTCAGCAAGTAtctcaggcaggcagacaggaggaCGGAATACCTGCTCCGCTTCCTTTCAACTTCGCTGGCAGAGACGAAGCGTGGTCGTCTTCTCACCTCGGTCTTAGCTTGGGTATCGGGGTCCTGCTCACGCATTTCTGGCGGAGAGAAATAGCACCATGAAACTTCATTAGGAGATGACGTTTTCCACCATCATTACAACATTACTTGTggaagaaaagcagaaaactGAATTTTTATTAATTCCAGCTAAATGCATCTCATCACTTAACTATAGGCATCAGAACCATATATGATTTTTAGTTATTACTGCTTGCATACAGAAATGTAATCAGCTGGAAAATTATAATACTATTGACATGAAAATGAATCCCAGCTTTGTTCTGTACAAACCCCTTAGCAGATGCCTCGACCTTGACTGACAAGATGGAAGTAGTAACCAGCCGTGAAACCAGGCAACAAGCAGAAAAACAAATAGAATGTTCTATAAAGTTTAGACCTGGATTCTCAAACTACCGGCCCACAGTCGAAATTCGGCCTGTGAAAACACATTCACACGGCCCGCAACATGTTGTTTTACTATTTAATATGGTCCACAAATCAATCTACACTTTGTACTAGGTATGAAATGGTCACTGGGTTCAAGGTAAAATTCCCGATACTTAGTATTACCGTTTCGAATTTTTATTATCGTTAAAACAGTGGTTGATTACGATGCTTTGAAAAATGCGTCCGGGATTAGCCAACGGTCTCCCAGGCGCAAGCGTGCAAACACAGTGTACGACATGGCAGAAGGCAGTTACAGCACTTTGACAATTTTTCAGCCTTTTAAGATGACCAAGTCTGGTGtgattgtatttttaatttgagTAACCACCACCCACTACTTTATAGCGAATGCCGAGTAAGTTAATCATTAGCTCAGTGCATGATGTTAGAAAACTTCGAAATGGGGGAAAATGTCATGGTCTGTCTGTCTAACTTGCTAATAGTTTGTCAATAATGTAAAATGAAGCATTTCAGTGTTACCTCCACATGTCAAAACACTACACACTGGCAGTGGTGTAGTTCAGGTGCTCAGACCTAGCCGAATACCCACTGGCTAAGAATTAATTCTGTATACGTCTGCATTAATATATTCTTCTGTATGGTTTTTCCAGCGTAACTGTAATGTAACAGCATTCTTTGTATTTGCCTGAAGTTCAGAAAAGTCAAACTTTTAGGAGATGATGTGGTTTTCATATGTTTACATGGAAattgttattttaatgtttatgcaAACAAAAAGTGCATAATGCTTCTAATTGAATGTGTTGTTTTCAATATAGAACTTGGTAAAATGATAACAGTTTGTGTATCAGTGGTTTTTTTAAGATTTTCAGAAAATTTTAATACAGCATTAAGACTGATAATTTTGGTCACTATAATCATGAAATTAAATCCATACCATTTCCTCTCATCTCAGCTTTATACTAATGTATTATTTAAATTAGCAGAGGCCTGTTTTTGATTGATGAATTTGAAATTTTAAGTTAAAGATTTTTTGTTATGCGATTTCTCTTGTGGCCCCTGGGTAATTTGAGTTTGAGGGCTCTGGATTAGACACTAATGTATGAAGCTGAAGCAGCTGCCCGACTCCTCAGAAAAGCTTCTATAATGGACCTCGAGGATTTGTTCACTGTCCACTGTTCCTCTCTGCTCCCTGCCTCAGCACTTGATGCGTGTGTGTCCTGCTCCAGTTGAGAAAAGCTGTGTGCAGGGCTGAACTGCCATGACTTTCACTGGAACCCAGTCTCCAGCTGGAATGCCCACTAGACACTTAGAATTTTCTGCCACTCAGAAACATCTTCTTACCCTTAAAGTTGATGATAAACTCCTTTCTGTTGAAAGAGATGCACACTCTGCCGTTGATGTCATTTAggtaatttttttccagagtatGAGATGAATTTGAAGCTTCAGATGTTTGCTCCGTCTACAGGGAATAAGATCACTTTCTCAGCCACTGCACTTTACATTATACATTTTAGAGCAGCTTGATGTCTATGCATGTATAGgacttttgttttcattttgaattttGACCATTTCTATGCTGAACTACTAAAACAGTAATACATCAGTCTTGCTTTTTAGAAATGGAAGCGCAAGGTCCCCACTGTAATAGCAAATTAGTTATAAGAACAATTAGGATGAGTTTTAAATCAAGAGTACAGTGCTTAACCAAAGATACATTTTGGTTCCTAGAAGTGGCCTTGAAATCATAGTGAAGATTTACCTTGAAATATAAAACTACATTACATGGACAAAagcattgggacacacctcttagtcAGAGAATTCAGTGAatgcctgactgcactgtgccagctgtaaagtttggtggaggagggataatggtgtggggttgtttgtCAGGGGTTGGGCTGGGCCCCttggttccagtgaagggaactcttaatgcttcagcaaaccagggcattttggacaattctatgcttccaggcTTGTGCCTTTGTGTTTGGGGAAGGTgctttacatttcagaatgactgtgccccagtgcacaaagcaaggtccataaagacctgGTTggatgagtttggtgtggaagaacttgactggcctgcacagaaccctgacctcaaccccatcaaacagctTTGGGATAAACTATAATGGACATTGCGAGCCAGGGGTTcaagtccaacatcagtgcctgacctcacaaatgctcttctggatgaatgagcaaaaatccccacagacacaccccaaaatcttgtggaaagcctccccagaagagtggcagctgttatagctgcagaggggggggggggggcatctccaTACTGATGTCTATGGGTTTAGAATGGGaaatcataaaagttcctgtaggtgtaatagccaggtgtcccagtacttttgtccatatagtgtatgcaAGTTAAAACGCTAGTGTCTGCTGAAGGCTGACAATAATTATAAGAACAATAACGGGGATCTGACCTCACACCCATACTGTCTCCACTGCCCTTTGCTGTCCTTCCAGTACCAGAGCCATTCTGTAGTAAGTAAGAGACTAGAGTGCTTGGTGACAGCGGACAGTGTGGAGAGGCGACGGACTTCAGCTGATCCACATTCCATGGTGAGGAAATTTACAGCAGGGAGCCCCTCACTGAATAAAACCAAGATCACAATAACAAGTGTGAGAGCACCGGTGTGAAAAGTGGTCTGCATTCGATCACTCACGCACTGTTGGTGCGGGCGTGACGTGCGACATGACTACCTAACGTCGTTTTCTGGATTGCTGTAGGCTCTTTCCACATCCTCCATGTTGGGATGGTCGTCCCAAGTCACACCATCGCTGTTTAAGATCTGCCATCGATAAGGCAGCTCATAGTGCATATTTCTGCACGTTTCTGGTAGGAAACATAAttaaacataaaacataaaacagcTTTTGTATGTCACAGAGATGGGTGTCTATATCCCCAATTAACACAGACAAAAATAAATTCAGTGTACATATTGagatataatataaaatatgtatttgaAAAGGCATGACATTGTATTTAGTTTATGTATGTAAAATGTATTAGGTTTACAGGGTCTTTATCCTAAACGAgaaatactccccccccccctcacatgtACCCATTTAAGGAAATAAAGCGACAGAAGTAACTAAGGGGCATGTAGACATTTGTAGGGACCAGGGTCTGAGCTTTAaccacagcgccccctagaACAACCCACCTTTGTATCTGCATTGGCCCAGAATAAAATAGATGCAGATGTCACTATTGTTTGCCGCAACGACCTTCATGGCGGATGATGATGATTCGGACATCCAACTTTCTGCAGATGTACGCGAGAGCCGGGAATAGATGGGAAAGGAGGACAAAAATACTTCCAGCATCAGAGGAGCATCCtttagtgcagtgtttcccagtccggtccacagtcagtccacgtttttgctccctccaagctccctgctagacagtccacatttttgctccctcactaCTGAATCCCcagggaccggattgggaaacatggCTTTAGTGTTTTAAATTTACATACAAGTTGGGCAGATATTAAATAACAAGTGTATGGCTATTACAGAGTCATCTTACTGCTAAGCAAGTCCCCAGTGAGGGGGCGGTAACAAGTGCAAGATAAATGTAAAGTAACAACGGTATAAAATCTTTCATTTGTAATCAAATGCTATGAAGTTGTCATTTAAGACGACAGACTCAGGCCGCATGCTGTCAAAATGGAAACTAGTAAGAAGCTAAAAATTGTATTCCCATTACAGACGGCACCGTCTGAGCAGTCCCTGAATCACACAGGAGTTCTTACCTGCTGCTTTCTCCAAATCGCTGGCGATCATGAAGCGGTTCCTGTAGATCTCATACAGGATGCCCTCACTCTTTAGGTCTACTTTAAGACCCTTTTCTTTCAGTATCATTATAGACTTTTCGTCAAATCTATGGGCGCGTCGACAATTACTGGCAAAAATGCAATCTCCTTGCAGGAAATGCTTGCAAATGTGAAGCTCGAAGCACTTGTTCTTATATCTGCAGGAGCCGTGCTTATCACTGCCATTGTTGTAATGAGAGCAGATCTACAACcatgaaaaaacacacacacgcacataagaCACTTACTATACATGTGACTACAGTACACTGAACCTTCTCTGTCAGCCATCTCATTTAAACCTTTCAGCTCACATCAGGCAGCAGGCAACTGTCAttctgcagcagcagcaggaacAGCTCCGGCGGGTCAAGGTCTTGCAATCCTTCTTCTGTCAAAATGCTGGAGTTGTGGGAGGAGTGAACCTTGTGGGAGTATTTGCATTTTTTCCTGGTAAAAGATCATTTCACATTTCTCATCAGTTATTACAGTCATGTTGTAGAAGTTACTCATCACAGTGATCAGAAGCAGAATCAGGTGCAATTGGCCAAATATGTTCACAAACAGGAAATTTGGTGCCTCGGAAATTTACTGGGTTAACGATATAGACGTT from Brienomyrus brachyistius isolate T26 chromosome 1, BBRACH_0.4, whole genome shotgun sequence includes:
- the LOC125715888 gene encoding protein mono-ADP-ribosyltransferase PARP12-like, with translation MSRKEVSAFITKLLCRNRGCMEYDEIYHDVRRRYSLSGEALVALLGDGSRFVVTGDSKQSRERAGPQSRERAGPQSRERAGPQPGAGSKVIAKTSVRLCQRQKCDGAACSNLHLCWYLVRGHCGRGKKCKYSHKVHSSHNSSILTEEGLQDLDPPELFLLLLQNDSCLLPDICSHYNNGSDKHGSCRYKNKCFELHICKHFLQGDCIFASNCRRAHRFDEKSIMILKEKGLKVDLKSEGILYEIYRNRFMIASDLEKAAESWMSESSSSAMKVVAANNSDICIYFILGQCRYKETCRNMHYELPYRWQILNSDGVTWDDHPNMEDVERAYSNPENDVSEGLPAVNFLTMECGSAEVRRLSTLSAVTKHSSLLLTTEWLWYWKDSKGQWRQYGCETEQTSEASNSSHTLEKNYLNDINGRVCISFNRKEFIINFKEMREQDPDTQAKTEVRRRPRFVSASEVERKRSSRVTELQSGHPDSPRKGGKI